The sequence below is a genomic window from Saccopteryx leptura isolate mSacLep1 chromosome 3, mSacLep1_pri_phased_curated, whole genome shotgun sequence.
CAGTAAATTCATCTTTTAGGTTCATTTTTGAATCTGTCATGAGCTGCCTAGTGGTACTAAAGGTTAAATCCCATTAAGAGATTACTTAATAGTATATTAAGAATTGCATGTTTTCAAATGCCTGAAAGTCATCAGcttcacaacacacacacacactcagacatcAAATAATAAAGCCTtatgcagaaaaccctcacctGACATTATTCTGTCTGAAGCACCAAGTCTAGTAAATACTCTATCAATTGGTGTGAGCCTACATACTTCAGCAGGTACATAACAACCCATCTGGGCCATTACAGCTAATAGGCCAGCCtgtgaataaaggagaaaaaggtATTTTATGACTGGTATTAAGAACATCATAGGTATCCACAGAGATATATGTCTGTAATTATACACAAGCCAGACAATAAGTCAAGCAAACATTAATCTTTCTGAAGAACCATTATGTAgtcactgctttaaaaaaaaatgaagccttcACAATCCTAATGACACAATAGGATCACTTGGGAGATCTTTAAACTACTGATACCTAGAACCAATTCCAGACCAAATGGACATATTTCAGAGGATGGAGTCCTCCCTGTCCATTTTTGCTGATtgcttaaaaaaatcaacaagtcaCCTAGAGCAAAGAAGTGCTTGCTTCCACAACACATACTAAAATTGGAATACACGATTAGCACATAGATGACACACAAATTCATTGAAAACCACTGTACTGCCTGCTAGCTTATCTAGTGTATATTAAGTATACAGTACAGGAGAGCAAGGAGGGTCAGCAAACATTTCCGTCAAGGCCTCATTGTCTTTGTCAATTTGTTTTTTCTACAACCCTTTTAAAAATGTACGCAAATCTCCggtataaagagaaaacaaaaatgtatttcttgtcTTCCTAAAAAGTAGTTACCAACAATTACTAGGGTCACTAGGGTCAcaaattttatctgtttttctaaGTCTGCCATGGTTCTTTGTATGAGTTACTGCAAATGAGTCTAACTGAAGAATAAATCTTAacatttgcataattttattatgaatacATCTATATTCAGAGGAAATGAATTCATATGAAAAAGCTTATAAAGAAATCATGAACTGTCTGActgatggtggctcagtggctacgcagtggtagtcaaactttttataaaaaccgcccacttttgcagtgctggtcaacctggtcccgcCCAatagtgggtgtttcagctttcatggtgggcggtgcCTTGTTTGGCCCACCATGTCAAAAGCCTCTCGTTTTCTCATCTCTTCAccttaaaatactttaatttttttattttttatttattcatttttagagaggagagagagagaaaggaggagctggaagcatcaactcccatatgtgccttgaccaggcaagcccagggttttgaaccggcaacctcagtgtttccaggttgacgccttatccactgagccaccacagatcaggccactggcccaccatgaaagctggaaagcccactagtgcAGTAAGCAACCAAAGGGCGCCCTGTttggcctaccatgaaagctggtgggcggtagggaccaggttgaccagcactgcaaaagtggacggtttttataaaaagtttgactacccctggtagagcattgacctgcgATGCTGAGgtccaaggttgccaacttgagtgtagaatcaacatgatctcaaggttgctggctgggctttagctccctagtcaaggcacatatgagaagcaatcaatgaactaaagtgaagcaactatgagttgatacctctcatctctccctctcacaaaagaaaaaaagaaatcatgaccTAAAACCTCCCTCGCCTTTTTAATAGTCTTTCCTTAACATCAGGCAGATAGTTGACTGATGAGAAAAATACAATTCTCAATTTTACAACACAAGGGAGTCCCTTTGATTCCTTAAGTCATTGATGTAATTCTGTGTAATTCATGCACTATTGAAAAAGGGCCTAAATATGTAATATTCATTCTTAAACTGTTAGAAATACCTTTCTGTAACAAAACCTTGACAGTTTACCTGTCTCATGAGTGTGGACTTGCCCCCCATATTAGGTCCAGTAACAAGAACACAGTAAGCGTTCccattttcctcctcttcctcctcacagCCTATTAGAATGTCATTAGGAATAAAGTCATCTCCAAAAAAAGTCTTTGTAATGCAGGGGTGGCGTGATCCTTTAAGGTCTAAGAAGACAGGAGTATCTTCCTTTGGTAATAGAATTACTGGACGACACATAGGACCATCACCCCCTCTACTGTAGTTAGCCAGGCACAATAAGACATCtgttaacaagaaaataaaagtgaggtTTCATAATTTTTGAGATTACCTGATAATCGTGAAGACCCAACATCTATAAAATGTTTACCAAAAATGCTTTTATAGTAGAGTGATGCATTCTACTTTCTTTTTAGACAGAAACAGTAGGCATTCTAGCTTAGGGACATCATTATCACTAACTGCACAATACAGCACTTTCATTAATAATAAATGAGTCATTAACCTAAGTATTctttaaatgttatatatgtggcttcaTTACAGAATTTGTAACGCTGAAACTAACATTTCCTTAGAAAAGCATAACATTCTGACAATAGGCACAATcttaagaggaaaataaattcaCACCAACTTTGAACACCTGTGCCAAAGGAGGATTTTTAATATACCCACCAAACTGTTTTAAATTGGACTGGCTTAAGGAAAAAAGGTGGCACACAATAAAAAAGGATGCTATTCTAAACCAGACAGTTGGTTCAGATCACAATTGTGTTATAAATTTGGGTAAAGTGTGgccatgtatttttaaaacaaaaaacttaaactatagaagaaaaaaggctcaaaataAGTTGGCcatgcaatattaaaaaaaaaattatgaagctgAAAATGTTACAAAATTAGAGAATAACATttggggctaaaaaaaaaaagattaaaatcttttaaaacagtaATGTAAAAATTTActgagccctggcaggatagcttggttggtagagCATTGCTCCAAAGTGCAGATGCTGCcagttcgatttctggtcagggcacatatggaacagatcaatgttcctatctctctctctctctctctctctctctctcttttcctctctcaataaaatcaataaatattttttaaataataaatataaataaagattcACTGAAATTCAAAATTGCAGGTtatgaaaatactaaaattaagTGATGGGTCAAAGGACAGTTTTAAATTAGCGCAACacaaaaaacagattaaaaatagTATTCATCAAATACTAAAACTCCAATTGGAAATTGtctcattaaaaatacatttatcggccctggccagttggctcagcggtagagcgtcggcctggcatgcaggagtcccgggtttgattcccggccagggcacacaggagaggcgcccatttgcttctccacccctccccctctccttcctctctctcttcccctccccctctccttcctctctctctctctctctctctcttcttcccctcccgcagcgaggctccactggagcaaagatggcccgggcgctggggatgactccgtggcctctgcctcaggcactagaatggctctggacgccccagaggggcaaagcatcgccccctggtgggcatgccgggtggatcccggtcgggcgtttGCGggagtatgaaaaaaaaaaaaaatacatttatcagccctagtcagttggctcaatgatagagcattggctgggcctgtgaagtcccaggttcgattcctggtcagggcaccaccacccccccctttCTTCACAAACAGTGGCTAAATCGGTTcttcaagtgtcagcctcaggcgctgaggaaaGCTCCATTTTTCAAGCTTTGGCCCCAGGTGGGAGTTGCAGAGACTGTCTCACTATGTCCCTTcctctaatacaggggtctcaaactcaactcagcatgtgggccacagagcaagatcacagccattcggcgggccgcactaggtctacaaaaggcaactgttacgcaacacttttctcactgcagttgaaaacaaaaaaaaaatcagtacaacaagcacaatcgtacatgcagtttactcagtgtcacaaaacgaccagaaactgtagttcgcatcacaactgctgttaactaagctaatatctagctaggatgctagagagaaatgaaaaatacaagtaggcccctaggcttacttaattttatccaaaatattttgaacttcgtggattagtctgcgggccgcgagtttgagacccgtGCTCTAAtagaagaattaataaaaatacatttatcttttaattactttttttttctttttctgtatctttctgaagttggaaacggggaggcagtcagacagactcccgcatgcgcctgaccaggatccacctggcatgcccaccagggggcgatgctctgcccatttgggggggtcactctgttgcaaccagagccattctagcacctgaggcagaggccatggagccatcctcagcgcccgggccaaccctgctctgatggagccttggctgtgggaggggaagagagagaggaaggagagggggaggggtggagagcagatgggcgcttctcctgtgtgccctggccgggaatcgaacccaggactcctgcacaccaggccgacactctaccactgagtcaactggccagggctcaattactattttaatagaaaatacaCTTTTCTCCTGGCCTTTGGTGGCAGAGTAgacagtgtcaacctggaatgctgaggtaaccAGTTAGAAACCTTGggtttgtccagtcaaggcacaaaggaaaagTAATCAATcaacaaagtgaagcaactatgtttGATACTTCTCCCTCCCTGTCACTCTCTAAAACTAAAACAATCtaaaaaagtttgatttttttttttgtattttttctgaagctggaaacggggaagcagtcagacaagactcctgcatgcgcccgactaggatccacccggcacgcccaccagggggcaatgctctgcccatccggggcgttgctgttgcgaccagagccagtctagcgcctgaggcagaggccatggagccatctccagcacccggccatcttttgctccaatggagccttggctgcgggaggggaagagagagacagagaggaaggagagggggaggggtggagaagcagatgggcgcttctcctgtgtgccctggctgggaatcgaacccgggactcccgcacgccaggccgacactctgccactgagctaccggccagggcctaaaaaagtttgatttttgagaaaggaaggggagagggggaagagagatgagaaatatcaattcagtTGCTTCgctatagttgtttattgatttggcttctcacatgtgccttgattgggggagtCACCttaagctgaaccagtgaccccttgctcaagccagaaaccttggaatCAAGCTGATGATCCAGCACTCTGACAACTTTGGGTTTCAAAATGGggccctcagtgccccaggccaatgctcaatccattgtgccaccaccagtcaggcaatatcTTAATTTAAGACTGGAAGAAGGCCAGAGGCtactaataattaaaaatttccagTGAACAACTTACATGACTATGGGCAACCTAGTCATTTTGCCTCATGAGGGAGCaagtatattttatacttatcaaaatatatatatatataaacttgttACTTGTGTTTAGGGATATACACCAATGGGTACTCTCCAATGATTTTAAATCTTAATGCAAAACTGGGACACAGGACATTACCTAAGCCTTAGGAACAAGCTTATTGATAAAGTCTTACCCAACACTGCAATGCACTCTACTGCAGCCTGCCAGTTCTTGTAATTTTTATCAAAGTTATAGAATAGTCGCCGCATGCAGTCCTTCAGTGATACATCTCTCCGTTCTTCAGCATTTATCAGATTAGCCAGTTTCTTCTCAATGGTTTTGGTCCAGTATCGTTTACAGCCCTTCTTGGTGGATTTCAACTCATATTCTTCTGGCAAATTATGGGTGATGAAATTCTCTGGAATTTCCAACTGGTAACGGTTCCTACCAATACCCCAATAGACTATTGTCCTACAGCCAATTCGACTACGCTGTTTCTCTAAGTATTCCAAGAGGCTCTGCTCATTTTCTCTTATGTCAGCAAGAGCTTGGTCATAATCAGAGTCAAATCCTGGTTTGGGAGTAATCAGTCCAGTCTTTCGAGCCTTTTCATGGTCAAAGGCTGTATCCCATCGGTTTAGTTCTATAGTTAAATCAGGAAAACGGCCTTCAGGATTTTTGGTCTGCAGAGTTATGACTTGTTTAAGGATTTTAGACGTAAAGCCATCAATGACTTCTTCCATAATCTCTATAATTTTACATAGGACTTTAAATCCTTCcagagcagaaagaaaatcaataatcTTTTTTTTGCTGTATGTAGTTTCTTCATACATTATAGCCCTGCTATCTGGGTGGTTCTGGCTCTTCAAGGGAGACCCCACATTATGAATTTTACTCAGTAGTCTCTCAAGGTCTGGAAGCTTCTTTAAAAGTTCTACAAGCTCAGTGATTTTGTCAGGCACAGCCATTAGGTCTTCAATAGCATCTAGACGATCATTGACAGCAAAAGGGTTACACAGTGGGGCACACAGCCACTGCTTTAGGAGCCGCTTACCAAAAGGAGTATGGCAAGTATCAATTTTCTCTATTAGGGTACCTTCAGTAGAACCATTTGTTCCATTCAGAAAAATCTCCAAGTTGTTTAATGTCACAGAATCTAGCACCATTCGTTGACTGGCTTTAGAAAAAACAGCACCAGGTCTTGTAGCACTGACCATGTCAGAATCCAAGGGAATATATTCTTCAAAATTAGCCATTGATAAAAGCTCCTGATCAATAAGGCATTTTTTGAGGTAGAAGACACAACCACCAAGAGCAGAGAGGGCCAATTCACTTTTCTCTCCTGGTGTTAATCCAATAGAATCAGACTCTGAAGTCATACTTTTAAGCACTTGGGGTAATATCACCCCATTGTCCTcatttaacttttctttaaaatatccttCTTCAAGGAGAGTTCTCAAAGTTTTGGCTGCATCCCAAAACTGAGAGCCTGGTATCAGACATTCCTGAAGAGAAGAGGATAATGAACCTTTCAGAATCATCTTAGTTTCTGTTGAAAGATTTCCTTTCTCAAACAAGACTTGTACTGGTGGATAATGTGCTACTAGAGTTCTAAACCTGGAACAATGGCGATCATCTGAAAACTGACCTATGAAAAACTTTCCCAGTGAGGCATCAACAAAGCATACACCATATACTCGCGTGTGGCCAGACgtatcttcctctttttctttgagGCTAAGGAGATACTTACTGAAGTTCTCAGAGGGGTCACCTTCCAGCACACTGTATGTCTGTGTACCCTTTGTAATGACCCTACAAATCTCTCTTCTCACCACTTTATCATGCTTAGATATATGTGCCATCTTTCGGCATCTTGCCTCCATCATTTCCGGGGTCTCAGTCTGTTCTACTCGTGCTACTTTATAGCCCTTCTGGACCAGAGAATCTGAGTATCGGCCAAATGCAATTTCAGGGAATCCAGAATGGGCCCAGGTGCCTCTCATGAATACCAGTCCTAGCTCACTGACTCCAGTAAGAGCATCCATGTGGTACAGCTCATAGAACTTTCCCACCTTATAAAATATGACAAGATCAAAGTTCTGAGACTTAATCTGCCACCACTTTCTCATCCCAGGAGTACAGGAATTAAGGAAATCCTCAGGCACAAAGAGTGTAGATGCATCAAAATCAGGATGATCAGGTCGCCTCCTGTTtatatctcttcttttttcctccttaagCCATTCTAAAGTTTCGTGATACCAGACAGTGGGGCGATTATCATCGCATCCTCCACTAATGTGGCCTTGAGATTCAGAATTTTGAGGAGCAGAGAAAGCACACAAGGCACTCCTGGTTTCTGATGAAATGCCTGTTGCTCGTTTGGTAACTGAGGGCATTTCCTTCCTTGAACTTTTCCTTTTGAGAGAGCCATTACCAGTCACCATTCTCTTCCGCTTTGGAGCAACTTTGACAGAGCTGTACAGACCTTCATTATCACTGTCCCCCACTCCACTGCTTATCTCATCACTGCTTCCTTCCTCCTTAGCATCTGGCTTGAATTCCACATCAGAGCCACCGATGTCACTCTCAGAGTCTGATATGACTCTCCGTTTTTTAATTTGGCGGCTGCTTCGCCTAGATCCTTGCACTTTCGGCCGCACTTCCTCTTCACTCTCAATTTCATTATCTTCTTCACCCTTATCTGATGCATAAGTTGCGCTTACCtggtcagcaagaaaagaatacTTAAAAACAGAgcaaatttggaaaattatagTACGTATTGCTGTGGAATCTCTCTCAATATGCTGAGATTTCATATACCAAGAGAAAAACCAATCTTCCAAATGAGAATTTTCTTTCTCAAGGAGTATCAATTTCAGTTTCATTTAACATTAAAATACGTATCACACTACAAACAAGATTAAGTGATCCTGTCATGACAGTTCAATCTACTATAGTGATAAAGCATGACCATACATTACAAATACCTGTAGGTGATGTATATTCATTAAGTCATAGCtgtagaaataaaatctttaaatctcCCTGTTATCTTCCAGGGTTACTTCTCTTCTACAGACAAATATATCATGATGTATATTCATTAAGTCATAGCtgtagaaataaaatctttaaatctcCCTGTTATCTTCCAGGGTTACTTCTCTTCTACAGACAAATATATCATGGAATTTactgttttatatattctttagtaTAATAAAGCAGTTAATCTATAACAATTCTAGTCCTTGCGCGGACAAACCAACTAtcttcttggtcaaggcacacctACTTATAATGGATCTATCTCCCAAGTATAAGGCTAAATGATCTCTGCAGTTACCATCCACTTCTAAACCTGACTAAGGTTATGACTCTCTGGTCTCAGCCTCAAAAttagaaacttttttcttttacttctcttaAAATACCCATTATATTAATTTGCCTATTCCTTCCCATATAAGACAAtagattaaaacataaaaatgaagctTAGAGATTAATCTCTTTTAAGCACATACCTCATTAATTTACTAAATTAGAAAATgtttgaaatgaacaaatttgtTTATTTCCTTAATGTGATTTAATTCACTGAAATAGTGACCATTATCAACATTTGAAGGTTACTCAACCTTTGCTCTTATTAATCCAAAATACAAGAATTAGAGCATAAAAATGGATAATTAATTTCCTAAGCTTACTATCAGACACCAAGACCAATTTTATTACTATGTCTCTCCCGTCCTAGCTCTCTTCCAACAGGTTTGAGAACTTAAATAAAATGGGGTGCTAGGCTGCAGGGACTCTATGTAATCTAATTTAACCTACAATCCAGGGAAGTATAGAAGCATGTGTATAACCCTGACTGGGTAGGTAGCTCAGTCATTGGAATATCATGCCACTACGCCAGGGTTGTGAGTTGGATTGCCAGCTGAGGCACATATAACACTCAACCCCTGAATGCATgaatgtggaacaacaaatcaatgtttctctctccaccccccttcctctctctctaaaatcagtaattaaagaaaaaaaaaaaaggaatgtgtgCGTGAGTAGTCAAGTATATACAGATGTAAAGTAAGAGAATTATCACTTTAATatgcccccccccttcctccccatcACTTTCCTAGCAAAAATAACTGCAATGTCTCACCTCCGTTTCTTCCTCCTCTGGTTCTGAGGGCTCATCACACACTGCCAATTCAAGCCTCTTAATCTTATCTTTATTCAAGGCTTCATCTGCATGTTGCATTGCTCTCAGTATTTCAGGCTTTGCACTGTAAAAATGACCTCCTTTCTGGGCTTCCTTTGATTTTgaacctaaaaatatatatttataaataagaacTGTTGGCTGGAAGGTTGGTTCAACCTACAACACTTGCCCAAATGAGTAAGAATAACAGTAatcaagtataatttttaatatccCATTATTTTAATGAGTATAGATAGATCAATAAAGCCACAAGGAAGGAATCTTCAGGGTAAAACTACCAGTGGAACTGCAATGACCTATTTTACCTCCTTGAACTTGCATCACCCAGAATCACTTAGTATCTCTTCTAATCATTTGGGACTGTAGCCCTCAACATGTAGGTAAGGCATATATATCTCTTCAGGTGAAGCATGAGATGTCAAAGGGTTTATTTTAagaccctttttttaaaaaaaaacaaaacttacttTAGGAAGGCAGAGACTAAACTGTCAGTTAAATAAAGctaaaatatagtattaaaaataagttatccCCAAGGCAgtaaggatttatttttaaataaccataTGTAAGGGACCCTAATATTTAGAGAGGGTAACCCAGTTCCGActttaaatatgttaatttttttcaaacagtaGCAGTGCTCTACAGTAACtattcctttatttcattttaaaaagctgtaatATTTTATGAcacctctatccactgagtaggTTAGATGCAGATCACTGCTCTAATGGTACAAaattgtttcattcttttccaggAGTCATAACTAGGAATGTCTGTTTTCTTCTGCCCAAATAGAACTATAATTGGAAAAGAAACCTGAATCTGTCTAAATTTACCAGATCcaaatttcacattttatttcattctttctctataCTAAAACTATGTAGTAAGACATCCTAAAGTTTCATGGATTTAGCAACTTGTATAAGCTGCCTAAAATAAAACTGCAAACTGCAACTAGTAAAATCATTTGGAGAACAGGTCTGAACTTTTCCCAAAGTGCTTATTGCACTGTACtcaccccctcccacacacacatacctatcTAATGGCATCATTCCCAAAAACCTGATACAAAACTCTAGAATTCTAAGGACTGCCTCTCCAAAAAAAAGcctattgtttttttaatccatgTGCCTCTGCTTCTTTATTCATATATGTTTTGAAACAATTtggaaatttaaagaacaaaaagctCTACTGCACAGAGGTGACTTTTAGAAATGACAacacaaatgaaaactacagtaTTAGATCTCTTAGTGAAGATAGAACCAAAATTTCGTGATTATCATCATTCCATCCTGCATGTCTGATTTCCATGTAGACTTAACTTTCTTCAGTGTGCCCTCCATACCCTACAGGATGAGCATTATGACCAAAAGGCATGTTTCCCAGATATTTCTAGGGAACTGACTGACCCTTGTTCTGATTCTAAAACATTGAGTTCAACAATGTCTTAGCCTGGAAAGTCTCATAAGGATAATGACTTGTTCATAATTGAGTGTATAGTCATTATATTATGCAATCATACTGTACATGTACTACATAATTCAAGAAATTGACAGGGTACACGCACCTAAATCCTAGTGAAGCTACACATATTATCGTATTCTGCTAGTAGctgtgataaataaaacttgacccGGGAAGACAAAGTTAAAGTTCTATTAGTTTGATGTGAAAGTGAACTCAGGTGTGTGCATCATAGGTGACAATTTTGCAGGCTAGGTAAGCATACATCTCCCTTCATATGTTCGAGAAtggcattaatttatttatatgctATGTAGCCTGATTGCATGGCCTTTCTTTTTGATCCTTTAAGATGGGCACACTGTATAATTTACCCTTTTTGTGTATGAATTTGGTATTTTGGTCCAAATCACGAGATCCAACTATTAAATCATTTTTCCTTTAAGGGGATAATATTGCTGTAGTCACTCAAAGGACACAAAAATGCCACTCCATACAACAAGTTATTTGAAGACAGATGCTTCTTGTCCTTTTCCCATGCTAAAGCTTGCACCCCACCACTCCTACAATTTGCTGAAGTAAAATACACGTAATTTCACTGTATAGGAGATGCTGACACTTACACTCCTGTGCATGGGCCCTCTCATTTTCATATCACACACACAGACTCTGCAAAGTAACTCGCTTACCTGTATATGGCTTTAATAGCCTTCTGCTAACCCAGCCCCTTGTTGGGCTGTCATCAAAAAACTGTACATGAACTCGTGCAGACTTCCCTTTTTCACGAATGTATGTTCCATCAAAAGGGTGGTTGTAAACCAGGCAAGGCCACCAGGGGTAACCCTCCATCTTGGCCCAAACCAAATCACCTGGTGAGAAGTCACAAGAACTGCtgccaaaaggaaataaataacttGGTCAATATTTGGTTCAGTTGCATTAAAGGTAATTACCTATGAATAAAGAATTCCAAGGAAGGTATTGTTAAAGACTCCTCTGAAGTCTTCtagtattaatattaattcaaGCCCAGAAATTCTAgaactaataattttttaagtaagattttcaaaatttttaaatttttatttattttagagaaagaggaaggggggagataggggaggagagaaagaaacatagatttgttgttccacttatttatgcattcattggttaatttttgtatgtgccctgactggggatcaaacctgcaaccctggcatattgggacaatgctctaaccaactgctacCCTGTAAGGGCTCaagtcattttttcaaatataagcaaatattgcctggcctgtggtggcacagtggatagtcaaCCTGGAAttactaaggtcaccagttcgaagccctgggcttgcctggtcaaggcacatacaacaagcgaccaatgaacaactaaagagaaacaactatgagttgacacttctagccctgtaaaacattaataaaatatttttaaaaaataagcatacCGCAATATGTAAGATGaacaaaaatataatgaattCTGGTATTAACATGAGAAGctttttcagaacctttcaaagctttttgtttattttatttattgacttttagttgaaggagaagcaggaagagagaaaggaaggaagagagggaaggaaggagagagggagggagagacggaGACGGacaggggggggagagagagagagagaaatgggaaacatcaactcagtagttgcttcctgtatttgCCTTgaataggcaagcccagggttttgaacc
It includes:
- the MSH6 gene encoding DNA mismatch repair protein Msh6 isoform X2 encodes the protein MEGYPWWPCLVYNHPFDGTYIREKGKSARVHVQFFDDSPTRGWVSRRLLKPYTGSKSKEAQKGGHFYSAKPEILRAMQHADEALNKDKIKRLELAVCDEPSEPEEEETEVSATYASDKGEEDNEIESEEEVRPKVQGSRRSSRQIKKRRVISDSESDIGGSDVEFKPDAKEEGSSDEISSGVGDSDNEGLYSSVKVAPKRKRMVTGNGSLKRKSSRKEMPSVTKRATGISSETRSALCAFSAPQNSESQGHISGGCDDNRPTVWYHETLEWLKEEKRRDINRRRPDHPDFDASTLFVPEDFLNSCTPGMRKWWQIKSQNFDLVIFYKVGKFYELYHMDALTGVSELGLVFMRGTWAHSGFPEIAFGRYSDSLVQKGYKVARVEQTETPEMMEARCRKMAHISKHDKVVRREICRVITKGTQTYSVLEGDPSENFSKYLLSLKEKEEDTSGHTRVYGVCFVDASLGKFFIGQFSDDRHCSRFRTLVAHYPPVQVLFEKGNLSTETKMILKGSLSSSLQECLIPGSQFWDAAKTLRTLLEEGYFKEKLNEDNGVILPQVLKSMTSESDSIGLTPGEKSELALSALGGCVFYLKKCLIDQELLSMANFEEYIPLDSDMVSATRPGAVFSKASQRMVLDSVTLNNLEIFLNGTNGSTEGTLIEKIDTCHTPFGKRLLKQWLCAPLCNPFAVNDRLDAIEDLMAVPDKITELVELLKKLPDLERLLSKIHNVGSPLKSQNHPDSRAIMYEETTYSKKKIIDFLSALEGFKVLCKIIEIMEEVIDGFTSKILKQVITLQTKNPEGRFPDLTIELNRWDTAFDHEKARKTGLITPKPGFDSDYDQALADIRENEQSLLEYLEKQRSRIGCRTIVYWGIGRNRYQLEIPENFITHNLPEEYELKSTKKGCKRYWTKTIEKKLANLINAEERRDVSLKDCMRRLFYNFDKNYKNWQAAVECIAVLDVLLCLANYSRGGDGPMCRPVILLPKEDTPVFLDLKGSRHPCITKTFFGDDFIPNDILIGCEEEEEENGNAYCVLVTGPNMGGKSTLMRQAGLLAVMAQMGCYVPAEVCRLTPIDRVFTRLGASDRIMSGESTFFVELSETASILTHATAHSLVLVDELGRGTATFDGTAIASAVVKELSENIKCRTLFSTHYYSLVEDYSQNIAVRLGHMACMVENECEDPSQETITFLYKFIKGACPKSYGFNAARLANLPEEVIQKGHRKAREFEKMTHSLRLFRKVFLASERSPIDAKAVHKLLTSTEEL
- the MSH6 gene encoding DNA mismatch repair protein Msh6 isoform X1, which gives rise to MSRQSTLYSFFPKSPAALNNANKDPIKASGGGRTAAATGASPSSSGDAAWSEDGPSPGPLANSASLAEARNLNGGLRRSTGPAVPSSSSCDFSPGDLVWAKMEGYPWWPCLVYNHPFDGTYIREKGKSARVHVQFFDDSPTRGWVSRRLLKPYTGSKSKEAQKGGHFYSAKPEILRAMQHADEALNKDKIKRLELAVCDEPSEPEEEETEVSATYASDKGEEDNEIESEEEVRPKVQGSRRSSRQIKKRRVISDSESDIGGSDVEFKPDAKEEGSSDEISSGVGDSDNEGLYSSVKVAPKRKRMVTGNGSLKRKSSRKEMPSVTKRATGISSETRSALCAFSAPQNSESQGHISGGCDDNRPTVWYHETLEWLKEEKRRDINRRRPDHPDFDASTLFVPEDFLNSCTPGMRKWWQIKSQNFDLVIFYKVGKFYELYHMDALTGVSELGLVFMRGTWAHSGFPEIAFGRYSDSLVQKGYKVARVEQTETPEMMEARCRKMAHISKHDKVVRREICRVITKGTQTYSVLEGDPSENFSKYLLSLKEKEEDTSGHTRVYGVCFVDASLGKFFIGQFSDDRHCSRFRTLVAHYPPVQVLFEKGNLSTETKMILKGSLSSSLQECLIPGSQFWDAAKTLRTLLEEGYFKEKLNEDNGVILPQVLKSMTSESDSIGLTPGEKSELALSALGGCVFYLKKCLIDQELLSMANFEEYIPLDSDMVSATRPGAVFSKASQRMVLDSVTLNNLEIFLNGTNGSTEGTLIEKIDTCHTPFGKRLLKQWLCAPLCNPFAVNDRLDAIEDLMAVPDKITELVELLKKLPDLERLLSKIHNVGSPLKSQNHPDSRAIMYEETTYSKKKIIDFLSALEGFKVLCKIIEIMEEVIDGFTSKILKQVITLQTKNPEGRFPDLTIELNRWDTAFDHEKARKTGLITPKPGFDSDYDQALADIRENEQSLLEYLEKQRSRIGCRTIVYWGIGRNRYQLEIPENFITHNLPEEYELKSTKKGCKRYWTKTIEKKLANLINAEERRDVSLKDCMRRLFYNFDKNYKNWQAAVECIAVLDVLLCLANYSRGGDGPMCRPVILLPKEDTPVFLDLKGSRHPCITKTFFGDDFIPNDILIGCEEEEEENGNAYCVLVTGPNMGGKSTLMRQAGLLAVMAQMGCYVPAEVCRLTPIDRVFTRLGASDRIMSGESTFFVELSETASILTHATAHSLVLVDELGRGTATFDGTAIASAVVKELSENIKCRTLFSTHYYSLVEDYSQNIAVRLGHMACMVENECEDPSQETITFLYKFIKGACPKSYGFNAARLANLPEEVIQKGHRKAREFEKMTHSLRLFRKVFLASERSPIDAKAVHKLLTSTEEL